In the Kribbella sp. NBC_00482 genome, one interval contains:
- a CDS encoding GNAT family N-acetyltransferase: MLETARLRLRTWREDETERISAARTNQATAHFLPFIPQPFTVEDARFWLKDLAEQAAAGTRFNWCVADAATDQGLGNITLFGIHVRGAVRDAEVGYWMHPEAQGGGVMTEAIQQVAHWYFAPANAGGFGGRRIFIRTAASNTAARRTAEKAGFRHVGTERAAFEIGTHVDDKVTYDLLITD, from the coding sequence CGGCTGCGGACGTGGCGTGAGGACGAGACGGAGCGGATCTCCGCGGCCCGTACCAACCAGGCGACCGCGCATTTCCTGCCGTTCATCCCGCAGCCGTTCACCGTGGAGGACGCACGGTTCTGGCTGAAGGACCTGGCCGAGCAGGCAGCGGCCGGGACCCGGTTCAACTGGTGTGTGGCCGACGCCGCGACCGATCAGGGACTGGGCAACATCACGCTGTTCGGCATCCATGTCCGCGGCGCGGTCCGCGACGCCGAGGTGGGGTACTGGATGCACCCCGAGGCGCAGGGCGGCGGCGTGATGACCGAGGCGATCCAGCAGGTCGCCCACTGGTACTTCGCTCCGGCGAACGCCGGCGGCTTCGGCGGCCGGCGGATCTTCATCCGTACGGCGGCCAGCAACACGGCGGCCCGCCGTACCGCGGAGAAGGCCGGCTTCCGGCACGTCGGCACCGAGCGCGCCGCCTTCGAGATCGGCACCCACGTCGACGACAAGGTCACCTACGACCTACTGATCACCGACTGA
- a CDS encoding TetR/AcrR family transcriptional regulator has protein sequence MATGLRERWREKARRTIQECALDLFDERGFGAVTIEEIAAAAEVSPSSVYRYFGTKEGLIVADEFDTMSQEALEELFDREDPVGTMTRIVRDYEAAPGGGEPIPWRRIRYFFKEPSVRTAFCASLDRASLRIAPLMAGGRLSETQARVAANALVFGYFAALEQWYLDGGVRPVAEYVEEGLSPLRPIWSVGDQ, from the coding sequence ATGGCAACCGGTCTGCGGGAACGCTGGCGCGAGAAGGCGCGGCGGACGATCCAGGAGTGTGCGCTCGACCTGTTCGACGAGCGCGGGTTCGGCGCGGTGACGATCGAGGAGATCGCCGCCGCGGCCGAGGTGTCGCCGTCGTCGGTGTACCGCTACTTCGGCACCAAGGAAGGCCTGATCGTCGCCGACGAGTTCGACACGATGAGCCAGGAGGCGCTGGAGGAACTGTTCGACCGCGAGGACCCGGTCGGCACGATGACCCGGATCGTCCGCGACTACGAGGCGGCGCCGGGCGGCGGTGAGCCGATCCCGTGGCGGCGGATCCGCTACTTCTTCAAGGAGCCTTCGGTGCGTACGGCGTTCTGCGCGTCGCTGGACCGCGCCAGCCTGCGCATCGCGCCGCTGATGGCCGGCGGCCGGCTCAGCGAGACCCAGGCCCGGGTGGCCGCGAATGCCCTTGTTTTCGGGTACTTCGCGGCGTTGGAGCAGTGGTACCTGGACGGTGGAGTTCGTCCCGTCGCGGAGTACGTCGAGGAAGGCCTGTCGCCGCTGCGCCCGATCTGGTCAGTCGGTGATCAGTAG